The Desulfobulbaceae bacterium genome has a segment encoding these proteins:
- the rpiB gene encoding ribose 5-phosphate isomerase B, translated as MRVAVGSDHGGIKLKKKVVRLLEHDRHQVLDMGCYSDDSVDYPVFARSVCSAILNGEAELGILICGTGIGMSMAANRFKGIRAALCHEQFTARMSREHNDANVLCVGARVVGSGLALEMVRTWLNTDFGGGRHLRRIEMF; from the coding sequence ATGAGGGTGGCAGTTGGTAGCGATCATGGTGGCATCAAGTTAAAGAAAAAGGTGGTCAGACTCTTAGAGCATGATCGGCATCAGGTCCTGGATATGGGCTGTTACTCTGATGATTCAGTTGATTACCCGGTCTTTGCTCGATCGGTATGTTCCGCTATCTTGAATGGCGAAGCTGAGTTAGGCATTTTGATTTGTGGTACTGGGATAGGAATGTCTATGGCGGCCAACCGATTTAAAGGGATTCGCGCCGCCCTTTGCCACGAACAGTTTACCGCTCGAATGAGTCGTGAACATAATGATGCCAATGTCCTGTGTGTCGGCGCCCGAGTTGTTGGTTCGGGACTGGCCCTGGAGATGGTTCGCACGTGGCTGAATACCGATTTTGGGGGTGGCCGTCATCTCCGTCGGATTGAAATGTTCTAG